One Luteitalea sp. genomic window, GAGCGGCCCTTCGACCTCACGGCGAACCCGCGCTTCATCTTTCTCACGGCCCGCCACCGCGAGGCATTGAGCACGCTGCGCGCCGGTCTGTCAGCGCCCAGTGGCGTCACGTTACTACTGGGCGAGGCCGGGACGGGCAAGAGCACGCTCGTGCGCGGAGCGCTGGCCGAGCCACCGCATCCCGAGAACCGGACCTTGCTCTTGAGCAATCCGACGCTGACGCGCGCGGAGTTCTACGAGTACATCGCGCGCAGCGTCGGCCTGACCACGCGCGCCGCGAAATCCAAGGCACGGTTTCTCGTCGAGTTCCAGGGCACGCTCCAGGCGCGGCAGGCCGCAGGCGGACTGACAACGATGGTCATCGACGAGGCGCAGAGCCTCCCGGACGAGCTGCTCGAGGAGGTGCGGCTGCTCGCCAACATCGAGACATCCAACGTCAGGCTGCTCAACGTCGTGTTGGTCGGTCAGCCGGAACTGGCCGATCGCCTGAATCAACGCTCGCTCCGCCACCTCAAACAGCGCATTACGCTCCGCTGGCAGCTCACGCCGCTCGATTTGCGTGAAACGGCTGTCTATCTGGCAGCTCGCGTCCGTGTGGCCGGTGGGAACGCCGCCGAGATCTTCACGCGCGAGGCCGTCGTCAACATCTACCAGGCGTCGGGCGGGCTCCCCCGGATCATCAACGTGGTCAGCGACAACGCGTTGCTGGGCGGGTACGCCGCCCAGGTCAAGCCGGTGAACCAAGCAATCGTGCGGGGCATCTGCCGCGACCTCGATCTCGGCTCGCCGCAGCCGGGCGAGTCGAGCGCCGCGTCGGAACCGCTTGAAGACGAGACAGACAGCCCCTCGCACTCGCACAGCACGGAGGTCTGGGTTCCGACGACGCGGTCGGAGGCGCTGTTTCCCTGGCAGCGCTGGAAAGAGGTCGTCGTGAGGAGTCTGGCGCGCCTCCGCCCAGCCAGCATGTGAGGCAAGTCGGAATATGTCATGGCCGCGCTTCGGAGGAACCTCGCTTGGATCCTGTGTCTGATCCCGCTCATCCTGCCGCTCGGGACCCGCGCACAGGGGCTACTCGAACGTGCGCAGGCGCTCTACGCGTCGGCACAGTTCGCCGCTGCTCTCGCGATACTGAAGAACGTTCAGCCGGCGACGCAAGCCGAGGCGGTCGCTGCAACGAAGACCCGCGCGCTCTGTCTACTGGCGCTCGGTGAATCCGCCCAGGCAGAGCGCGCGTTCGAAGCGCTGGTCGCAGCGGATCCGGCAGCACGCCTGACCGAAGCCGAGGCCGCACCGCGCGTGCGCGCGTTGTTTGCCAAGGTGCGCGTGCGCGTGCTGCCGCCCCTCGTGCGCCAGCGCTTTGCTGTGGCCAAGGAGCTGTTCTCGAACGGGAACGACGCCGAGGCTGCGGTCGCCTTTCGTGAGCTGAGCCCGCTCATCGACGATCCTGACCTCGCGACGGCCGGTGTGACCGGTCTCTCGGACCTGCGCGTCCTGGTCGATGGGTTCCTGGCACTCGCCGACGCAGCAGACAAGAAGCCATCATCCGGGAAACCTGTGTCGCGCACGCCTGACTCGACCGATATACCCAACGGCGGCGAGCGTAGCGAAGGCGCCGAGGCGAGGCGGTCGACTCCTCCGGCGATCGTGCCGCCGGTTGTGATCTCTCAACCCATTCCCCAGCCACGCGGCATCACGCTCCGGCGCAAGCCGGCCACGCTGGTGATCGAAGTCCTGATCGACGAACAGGGCCGTGTCGAACGCGCGAGGCTGCAGCAACCGCTACACCCGACCTACGACAAGATGGTCTTGGCCGCGGTCGACGACTGGCGATACCAGCCAGCGACACGTGATGGGCGGCCCGTGAAGTTTCTCAAGACGATCGAGGTCACCCTTCATCCGTAGGTGGCCCTACCTAAAACGTGAAGCGAACGCCAAGGCGCACCTGGCGCGGTGTTTGGTACGCGAGGACACTGCCGAAGTCCGGGTTGAGCGTGCCTGGACCGATTTCGGTGTAGTTGTCGTAATCGAGGGCGTTCTGGAGATCGAACAGATTGAAGGCGTCCACCGACAGCGTGATCCCCATGGCGCCGAACCGCAGCCCATAGTCAGCATGGACGCCCATGTCCGCCACCACGGGGCTGCGCAGGCGGAACCCATCTTGGGTGTCGAAGCCGGCGCCGCGCGGTCTTTCCGGTATCTCGCCGGCACTCTCGTAGAGCGGGTTCGCAGCCAGCGGTGTGAGCGGCCGGCCTGACCCCACCTGCAGGCCGAGCCCCAGGTTCAGCCGAAACGGAAAGCTGTAGTTGCCGTAGACCTTGAACTGATGCGTCCGGTCGTTTGGCAGCAGCCCGGCACCAGCTTCGCCAAGGTTCCGGATATCGCCGCGCCAACCAAACTGCGGGACGCCTATTTCCGTATACGACGGATCGTTGGTGGGAAAATCGAACAGCGAGGTGATGACAGGATCGGACTGCCCATTGTCGTTGCGGAAGAAGCCCTCGAACGTACCGGACAGGCGTGACCAGCGATAGGACGCCTGCAACGCCCAGTCGTCCGAGAAACGTTTGGCGGCCATCAGCTCGACCGCATCGTAGTCATGAATCGGCGACTCGAAGCTCGCGGTAATGCCGGGAAACTCCGACACCGGCGTCTGCCCGTCCGGATTGGTGACGAAAAACTCGACGCTGTTGCCGACAACATCCGGAAATAGGAAGTACGCGGCCATCGGCGCCGTGCCGACATCCTCCAACACCCGATCGAGCGAGCGATGGACGTAGCGTGCAGTGAGATTCACGCCGGGCCACGCTTCGTACTCCACTCCCACCAGCACCTCGTCGAGAAACGTGGTCTTGGCGTCCGAATCGAACTCGGCGGGAGCGAGACCTGCCTGAATGAAGTGAATGTCGTCGTCGGCTGGCCCCGCGACGACGCCATTGGGAATTGGCTCGGTCAGCGCCGCATCGAAGTAGTCCGCCCGCGTCGTCCCCGCATCAGCCCCCATGGCGCGCGCGGCGAGATCGTTGGGGATCTTGGCGAAGAAGCGCCCCCAGCTGAAGAAGAGCTTGGACCGGCCGTCGCCGACGATGTCGTACGTCACACCCAGGCGAGGTGCCCAGTTCGCGTCCCAGGTAACGTCCGAGAGACTTCCCTCCAGCGTCTGCTGCTCGTAGCGGATGCCCGGTTGAATCGTCAAGCGATTGCCGACACGCCAACTGTCCTGCGCAAAGAAGCTGAAGTATTGCTGCGAGGTGTCGCGCAGGGTGCTCGTGTTCGCCCGTCGGACCCGATAGATCTGGCCCAGGACGGGATCCGGCAGGATGCGAACCTCCGCCCCCGTCAGGGTCTCGGTCCCATCGGGCAGCAGGAAGCTGGGACCCGTTCGGTCGATGACGTTGTCGTAGTCGATGTCCTCGAATGAGAGCCCGTATCGGACCTCGTGATCACCCACGTAGTGCGTCGACTTGACCGCGTACTGGATGTTCGTGCCGTCGTTGTCCTCAACGAAACCAAGGCCGCCCGAGCGTCGAAACGGCTCGACCGTCTCATCGATCACGTCCCATGCGTCCACGACCGGCTGTTCCTCAATGGCGTTCTGTGCGCGCGAGAGGGAGGCTTCGAGCAACCAGGTTGGCGTCGGCGCCCCTTCGTACTTGACCATCTGGCTATGGCCGCCGTATGTCAGCGAGCTGAACCCACCGGTGTCATCGCGTAGAAGCGCCTCGTCGCGCTGTGGCCCATTGCGGCCATCCGCCGGATCCCCGAAGAAAGAGGCATCCAGCCGATGACCGTTGGTGGCCTGCACCGTCGCCTTGGCCGCGTAGGTCGTGAGTTGCCGTTCGCGCTCGACTTCTCCCAACTCACGAAGGGGCACATTTTCCGGTGCGATACGCTTCTGCCCCTCCCACTGCGGGTCGAGGGCGGCAAAGAAGAACGCACGATCGGGCACGATCGGCCCGCCGATCTCGATCCCGAAGTCGGTGAGCGAGCTGCTCGTCGTGTTCACCGCCTCTTCGCGCGACAGGCTCTGCGAGACGATAGGCGTGTACCCCCCCTCGGCCGCTTCTGGACGCACGTACGCGAAGGCGCTGCCGTGATAGCCGTTGCCGCCGCTCTTGGTGATGACATTGACGACGCCGCCCGTCGCCTGGCCATGCTCCGCTTCGAAGCCCGCGGTCTTCACCTGCACTTCCCGCAGGAAGTCGAAGGGCACGCCGTTGCCCAATGAGCCAAAGATGATCGAGTACGACCCGAGCGCACCGTACCCGGCGTTGGTGATGTTCACGCCGTCGACCACATACTGGTTTTCGAGACCGCTGCCACCGGCAATGGACGGGTTGGCCTCACCGGTTCCGCCGCCACTGCTCACGCCGGGCGCCACGTAAATCGTGTCGCTGAAACGGCGGCCCACCGGGACCCGCTGCAGCAGGTCTGAGTCGATCGTCGCACCTATCGTGGTCGTGCTCGCATCGATCACGGGGGGATCCGCGACCAGCTCGACGCGTTCCGTCAGGCCGCCGACCTGCATGAGAAGCGTCTGAAGATTGATGGTCTGCCCGAGTGAGAGTGCGATGTCATCCTGGCTCAGGCCCTTGAATCCCTGCAGGTCCACCTGGACGCTGTAGGTGCCTGGCGTCAAGGCTGACACGCGGAACACGCCGTCCACATCGGTGACAGCACGTCTCTGGCCCTGGGCGCCGGTGACCGTCACGGCCGCGCCGGGAAGTCCCAGCCCCTGGTCGTCGACGATCCGGCCCGTGATTGCGCTGGTCGTTTCCTGGGCAACGCCAATCCTCGCCGTGACGAGCACCAGCGCCAACACGACGTACGTCCACCATTTCATGGGCCCTCCTAGCGGTCCTTGGCTACTCGGAAAGTCACGCGCGAGTGGATTATCGACACCACGTACTACGGTTCCATGACATTGCTCACGCCCGCCTTGCCGCCGCCGGGGGCACGCTCGGGTACGGGGTCGCGCCGGATCCGGACCCGCTAAACGGCAGCCGCGGGGAGCGATTCTCATACTGAAGTCTTGTCTGGTTATGAGCCCAAACGACCGTGAGCCAAATCCTAGTGCATCTGTGATGTTCGTCCTAGCGCAATTGTGAGGTCGGTCACATGCCGCGTGAGCTGCACCCCGCTATAGTAATCGGCGTCGTGTCGCTCGCGGCCCCAGAAACGAGAGGAAGCGCAATTCACCATGCAGGACCAGCACCGCAGGTATCACGTCCGGGCTCGTCCTCGCCTCTCGCTCCGCCCATACAAGACCGCGCTCATCGCCGCCATGCTGATGGGCGCCACCACGCTGATGGGCACTGCCACACCGCCCGCGGCGGCTCAGGAGGCTCTCCGAGTGGCCGTCCCGCAGAGCACTGCGACCTCGCAACGGGAGCCGCCAGGTACACCGTCTGATGGCACCGCGTCCGAATGGACGCACTGGACGAACGGCCGATATCGCATCAATCCGGGAGACGTGCTCGAGCTGCGGTTTCCGTTCGTGCCGGAGCTCGATCAAAAGCTGGCCGTTCAGCCCGATGGTTACGTGACACTCATGGAGATCGGCGACCTTCGGGTGCAAGGGCAAACGATACCGCAGTTGCGGGCCCACTTACGCGAGGCGTACGCGCCGATCGTGCGTGACCCGGTTTTCACGCTGGTTCTGCAGGAGTTCGAGGAGCCGTATTTCGTCGCGGCCGGTGAGGTCGTGCGACCGGGCCGCTACGATCTGCGTGGCGCGACCACGCTCACGCAGGCGCTCGCCTATGCAGGTGGGCCAACGGGGAAGGCTCGACTCTCGGAGGTCGTGATCTTCCGGCACTACACCGAGGAAACGGTGACAGCCAGAAAAGTCGACGTGAAAGCCATGTATGGCAGAGAGGATCTCAGCGAGGATCCGTTGTTGCGACCGGGAGACACGATCTTCCTTCCGAAGAGCGCGCTCGGCAAGTTGGCACCAGTGCTGTCACGTGTGGGCCTAGGGCTGTATCTCAATCCGTTCGACATCGGACGGTAAGTCTCCCCTGAAACTCGACAAATCCAGACACGCAGGAGAACAAGGATGGCGGCGGAAGGTCCAAACCGGGAGCAGGTCTACACGCTGCGAGGCGTGCTGGCTGCGCTCTTTCGCCAGTCCCGAACGCTGACCGTCTGCTTCGCGGTCCTCATCACCTGCGTGGTGGGTGCGCTCCTGTTCGTGCCCGACGTCTACGAGTCCGAGCTGAAGATCCTGGTGAAGCGCGATCGAGTCGACTCCCTGGTCAGCGCAATCCCGGGGTCAGAACGTACCGGCAGCTCGGAAGTCTCCGAAGCGGAGCTGCTGACGGAAGTCGAGCTGCTCCAAGGAGACGACCTCCTCGAGCAGGTTGTGCTGTCCGTCGGTCTCCCCAGCGAAAACGAGCCCCAAGAAGCATCGAGTGTGGAGGGATCTGGAGGTCGGTCGAGGTCGATCGCCGACGCGGTCAAGGCGGTGCGGGGCGATCTGAGAATCGAGCCAATCAAGAAGACGTGGATGATCGACGTGACGTATGCCTCGCGGGACCCGCAGCGCGCGAAACGCGTGCTCGACGTGCTGTCTGATCTGTATCTACAGAAGCACCTTGCGGTACGCCGTCCGCCCGGCGCTTACGAGTTCTTTTCGGAACAAGCGGACACGTCGCTGCAGGCGCTCGAAGAGGCGCAGATGCAGCTTCAGGCCTTCGGCGAGCGCAATCACGTCGTGTCGGCCTCGGCCGAGAAGGAGATGGTGCTCCAGAAGCTGGCCGAGTTCGAGTCGATGCAGCAGGAAGCCGAAGCGACGCTCGCCGAAACGACGCAGCACGTGGCCGCGCTCGAGAGCGAGCGCGAGCGGACGCCGGCGAAACGCACGTCGGAGCAGCGCACCAGTGATCCTGCCGGGCTCATGCAGGACGTGCAGTCTCGGATGCTGACCCTCGAGCTCAAACGAACCGAGCTGCTCCAGAAGTTCACGCCGAGATATCGTGCAGTCGTCCAGATCGATCAGCAGCTCGAGCAAGCGCGCGCCGCCCTCGAGCGCGCGCGGAGCGCCGCGGTGAAGGAAGAGACCATTGCCGACAACCCCACCATGCAGTGGCTGGAGAACGAGATTGCGCGGGCGCGAACCGAGCGTGAGGCGCTGGGTGCGCGGGTCAAGGCACTCGGCGCGACCGTCAATGCGTATCGGACCAAGGCGCAGGACCTCGACGCGAAAGGCGCGACGCAGCAGACACTCCTGCGAGCGCTGAACGTGGCGGAGGAGGAGTACCTCTTGTATCAGCGCAAACAAGAGGAGGCTCGGATCTCGGATGCTCTGGATCGTACGCGCATCGCGAATGTTGCGGTCGCACAAGCGCCAACCGTGCCGGCCGAGGCGCGACCGACCCGGCGGCTGCTGTGGCTCGCGCTCGGCGCGTGTGCCGCGCTCGTGCTGAGCCTGGCCGTGGCGTTGATGAAGGATGCGGCGAGCCCAGTCGTCCGCACGCCCGAGGAGCTCGGAGCCACGCTGGAGAATGTTCCAGTGCTGGCGTGGATTCCCGCGAGTGAGCAGTAGGACCGACATGCCCCGATTGACTGATGCCTTGGCACGTGTGCAGGACGCCGAACGGGACGCTCCCGTCAGCGACAGCGGTCGCCTGGCCTCGCTCGAGACACGCGACGAGCCGTCGCTGTTAGACACGAGGGACTCGCCCGACGTCTCGCCCAACGCTCACCGTCCTTCGTTCACGAGGGTGCAGACGTCGCCGCTCGAGAGTCCCGTCATGCAGCCGCTTCGGCAGCGCCTGACAGGCCTCGTCGAGCGGACGTTCCTCGTGCCGGCGCGGCCGGGCGAGGCCGTGCGTTCACTGCTGTTTGCCAGCGTGGATGGAGTCGAAGGCTCAGCGCTGG contains:
- a CDS encoding TonB family protein translates to MAALRRNLAWILCLIPLILPLGTRAQGLLERAQALYASAQFAAALAILKNVQPATQAEAVAATKTRALCLLALGESAQAERAFEALVAADPAARLTEAEAAPRVRALFAKVRVRVLPPLVRQRFAVAKELFSNGNDAEAAVAFRELSPLIDDPDLATAGVTGLSDLRVLVDGFLALADAADKKPSSGKPVSRTPDSTDIPNGGERSEGAEARRSTPPAIVPPVVISQPIPQPRGITLRRKPATLVIEVLIDEQGRVERARLQQPLHPTYDKMVLAAVDDWRYQPATRDGRPVKFLKTIEVTLHP
- a CDS encoding TonB-dependent receptor plug domain-containing protein encodes the protein MRIAPRGCRLAGPDPARPRTRACPRRRQGGREQCHGTVVRGVDNPLARDFPSSQGPLGGPMKWWTYVVLALVLVTARIGVAQETTSAITGRIVDDQGLGLPGAAVTVTGAQGQRRAVTDVDGVFRVSALTPGTYSVQVDLQGFKGLSQDDIALSLGQTINLQTLLMQVGGLTERVELVADPPVIDASTTTIGATIDSDLLQRVPVGRRFSDTIYVAPGVSSGGGTGEANPSIAGGSGLENQYVVDGVNITNAGYGALGSYSIIFGSLGNGVPFDFLREVQVKTAGFEAEHGQATGGVVNVITKSGGNGYHGSAFAYVRPEAAEGGYTPIVSQSLSREEAVNTTSSSLTDFGIEIGGPIVPDRAFFFAALDPQWEGQKRIAPENVPLRELGEVERERQLTTYAAKATVQATNGHRLDASFFGDPADGRNGPQRDEALLRDDTGGFSSLTYGGHSQMVKYEGAPTPTWLLEASLSRAQNAIEEQPVVDAWDVIDETVEPFRRSGGLGFVEDNDGTNIQYAVKSTHYVGDHEVRYGLSFEDIDYDNVIDRTGPSFLLPDGTETLTGAEVRILPDPVLGQIYRVRRANTSTLRDTSQQYFSFFAQDSWRVGNRLTIQPGIRYEQQTLEGSLSDVTWDANWAPRLGVTYDIVGDGRSKLFFSWGRFFAKIPNDLAARAMGADAGTTRADYFDAALTEPIPNGVVAGPADDDIHFIQAGLAPAEFDSDAKTTFLDEVLVGVEYEAWPGVNLTARYVHRSLDRVLEDVGTAPMAAYFLFPDVVGNSVEFFVTNPDGQTPVSEFPGITASFESPIHDYDAVELMAAKRFSDDWALQASYRWSRLSGTFEGFFRNDNGQSDPVITSLFDFPTNDPSYTEIGVPQFGWRGDIRNLGEAGAGLLPNDRTHQFKVYGNYSFPFRLNLGLGLQVGSGRPLTPLAANPLYESAGEIPERPRGAGFDTQDGFRLRSPVVADMGVHADYGLRFGAMGITLSVDAFNLFDLQNALDYDNYTEIGPGTLNPDFGSVLAYQTPRQVRLGVRFTF
- a CDS encoding AAA family ATPase, with the translated sequence MYEAFFGLRERPFDLTANPRFIFLTARHREALSTLRAGLSAPSGVTLLLGEAGTGKSTLVRGALAEPPHPENRTLLLSNPTLTRAEFYEYIARSVGLTTRAAKSKARFLVEFQGTLQARQAAGGLTTMVIDEAQSLPDELLEEVRLLANIETSNVRLLNVVLVGQPELADRLNQRSLRHLKQRITLRWQLTPLDLRETAVYLAARVRVAGGNAAEIFTREAVVNIYQASGGLPRIINVVSDNALLGGYAAQVKPVNQAIVRGICRDLDLGSPQPGESSAASEPLEDETDSPSHSHSTEVWVPTTRSEALFPWQRWKEVVVRSLARLRPASM